A single Caretta caretta isolate rCarCar2 chromosome 2, rCarCar1.hap1, whole genome shotgun sequence DNA region contains:
- the LOC125631012 gene encoding LOW QUALITY PROTEIN: ferroportin-like (The sequence of the model RefSeq protein was modified relative to this genomic sequence to represent the inferred CDS: substituted 1 base at 1 genomic stop codon), whose translation MTAQQATQWRIRHYIVSQIKDAVLSYLMGPRFLVYASCALSIWGDRMWHFAMSVFLIELYGHNLLLTAVFGLVVAGSVLVFGALIGDWIDRKPRNEVAHASLFIQNSSVTGCCVVLMLVFSYKTEIEQMWHGWFSVFCYAVVIILADLANLASTALTITIQKDWIVVITGDNRGQLAGMNAAIRRMDQVINIFAPLSVGQVMTWASNVIGCGFILGWNLISLLVEFIFLSRVYQLVPPLAVKPQQNAGEYAIERQMELTDVPGKXCSVGEQPPTNILKIGSKAVSITKLPLCFRKMHRMLCTCRDGWKAYYRQSVFLAGLGLAFLYTTVLGFDCITTGYAYTQGISGSLLSILMALSAFSGLMGTILFTKLRKHYGLAVTGVVSSLLHVSCLMLCVFSVFASGSPFDLGIFSLLTSKNSSLNHETLQKNQLHIYPFQRNINQPILPDRSSIHWTNNTVLLDSVHGDNHPESYISIILLFSGVILARIGLWSFDLTVTQLLQENIPELERGIVNGVQSSMNYLMDLVHFIMVILAPQPQQFGLLVIISLLFVITGHVMYFIYAKKYKIKETVIPTNSERKPQNPSV comes from the exons ATGACTGCACAACAGGCCacacaatggagaatcaggcactACATTGTTAGCCAGATTAAAG ATGCAGTGCTGAGCTACCTCATGGGTCCAAGATTTCTGGTTTATGCAAGCTGTGCACTTTCTATATGG GGAGATCGAATGTGGCACTTTGCCATGTCTGTATTCCTGATAGAATTGTATGGACATAATCTCCTTCTAACAGCTGTTTTTGGGTTAGTGGTAGCTGGCTCTGTACTGGTGTTTGGGGCCTTAATTGGAGATTGGATTGATAGAAAACCAAGAAATGAAG TTGCTCATGCATCGCTGTTCATTCAGAACTCCTCTGTCACTGGCTGCTGCGTAGTACTGATGTTGGTATTCTCTTACAAAACCGAGATTGAGCAAATGTGGCACGGCTGGTTTAGT GTGTTCTGTTATGCAGTGGTAATCATCTTAGCCGATCTGGCAAACCTGGCAAGCACAGCGCTGACGATAACCATTCAGAAAGACTGGATTGTGGTCATCACAGGTGATAACAGAGGCCAACTGGCTG GAATGAATGCAGCTATAAGAAGAATGGATCAAGTCATAAATATCTTCGCTCCTCTGTCTGTGGGGCAGGTTATGACCTGGGCCTCTAATGTCATTGGCTGTGGATTTATTCTTGGATGGAACTTGATCTCTCTTCTGGTAGAATTTATATTCCTATCCAGGGTGTATCAACTAGTGCCTCCTTTGGCTGTGAAACCTCAACAGAATGCAGGAGAATATGCTATAGAAAGACAAATGGAACTTACAGATGTGCCAGGTAAGTAGTGTTCAGTAGGAGAACAGCCTCccaccaacattttaaaaat tgggagcaaggctgta TCAATCACAAAACTGCCTCTTTGCTTCAGAAAAATGCACAGGATGCTGTGTACGTGCAGAGATGGCTGGAAAGCATATTACAGGCAGTCTGTCTTTTTAGCAGGCTTGGGTTTAGCCTTCTTGTACACCACAGTGCTTGGCTTTGACTGTATCACTACAGGGTACGCCTACACGCAGGGGATCAGTGGCTCTCTTCTCAGCATACTCATGGCTCTTTCTGCCTTCTCAGGACTAATGGGCACGATTTTGTTTACTAAGCTAAGGAAGCATTATGGCTTGGCTGTCACAGGAGTTGTATCCAGCCTCCTCCATGTAAGCTGTTTAatgctgtgtgtgttttcagtCTTTGCCTCCGGCAGTCCTTTTGACTTGGGTATTTTCTCTCTTCTCACAAGTAAGAACTCTTCCTTAAACCACGAGACACTACAAAAGAACCAGCTGCATATTTACCCATTCCAAAGAAACATCAACCAACCCATACTGCCAGATCGTTCTTCAATTCATTGGACTAATAATACAGTGCTGTTGGACAGCGTGCATGGGGACAATCACCCAGAATCCTATATTTCAATCATTCTTTTGTTCTCAGGAGTGATACTAGCCAGAATTG GTCTTTGGTCATTTGACTTGACTGTGACCCAGCTTCTACAGGAGAACATTCCAGAATTAGAGCGTGGGATAGTCAATGGTGTGCAGAGCTCTATGAACTACTTGATGGACCTTGTACATTTCATTATGGTTATTCTAGCTCCTCAACCGCAACAATTTGGGCTGCTGGTGATAATTTCCTTACTGTTTGTGATAACTGGACATgtcatgtattttatttatgctaaaaaatataaaattaaagaaacTGTGATACCAACAAACTCAGAGAGGAAGCCACAGAATCCCTCTGTCTGA